Proteins encoded in a region of the Marmota flaviventris isolate mMarFla1 chromosome 3, mMarFla1.hap1, whole genome shotgun sequence genome:
- the Acr gene encoding acrosin — translation MVEMLPTAILLVLAVSVVAKDNSTCDGPCGLRFRQNPQGSSRVIGGHVVQNGAWPWMVSLQVYQPHNNRRYHSCGGCLLNSHWVLTAAHCFDNKKRVYDWRLIFGAQEIEYGTNMPVNDPLQERYVERIIIHEKYNIVTEGNDIALLKVTPPVPCGPFIGVGCLPNFKAGPPKVPQTCYVAGWGYIKEKAPRPSPVLMEARVDLIDLDLCNSTQWYSGRVTSSNVCAGYPEGKIDTCQGDSGGPLMCRDNDQSPFVIVGITSWGVGCARAKRPGIYTATWDYLDWIASKIGPNALHMIQPATPPPPTRPRPPPRPSSRPPSAHRPWYFHQPRPPRPVPLLPLHTPASSPSRIPAPTPTPAPTPTLPPPPPPPPPPPPPPPRPSTKLPQTLSFAERLQRLIETLKRKDYSSSQTSYDTETIELPGSIS, via the exons ATGGTGGAGATGCTGCCAACTGCCATTCTGCTGGTCTTGGCAGTGTCTGTGGTCGCCAAAGATAACTCCACGTGTGA TGGCCCCTGTGGGTTGCGGTTCAGGCAGAACCCTCAAGGGAGCTCCAGAGTGATCGGAGGGCATGTTGTGCAGAATGGGGCCTGGCCCTGGATGGTCAGCCTTCAGGTCTACCAGCCCCACAACAACCGCAGGTACCACTCGTGTGGAGGATGCCTGCTGAATTCCCACTGGGTGCTGACAGCTGCTCACTGCTTTGACAACAAGAA AAGAGTCTATGACTGGAGACTGATTTTTGGAGCACAGGAAATTGAATATGGGACAAACATGCCAGTGAATGATCCTCTGCAGGAGAGATATGTGGAGAGAATCATCATCCACGAAAAATACAACATTGTGACCGAGGGGAACGACATTGCTCTCTTGAAGGTCACCCCTCCTGTTCCATGTGGGCCTTTCATTGGGGTAGGCTGCCTGCCCAATTTTAAGGCAGGCCCTCCCAAAGTTCCCCAGACCTGCTATGTGGCTGGCTGGGGATACATAAAGGAGAAGG CCCCCAGGCCATCGCCTGTACTGATGGAGGCTCGTGTGGACCTCATTGACCTCGACCTGTGTAACTCGACCCAGTGGTACAGTGGGCGTGTCACGTCAAGCAACGTGTGCGCAGGGTATCCCGAAGGCAAGATCGACACCTGCCAG GGGGACAGCGGCGGGCCTCTCATGTGCAGAGACAACGACCAAAGCCCCTTTGTTATCGTGGGGATCACGAGCTGGGGGGTAGGCTGTGCCCGCGCTAAGCGCCCTGGAATCTACACGGCCACCTGGGACTATCTGGACTGGATTGCTTCCAAGATCGGTCCGAACGCCTTGCACATGATTCAGCCGGCCACCCCACCTCCTCCTACTCGACCCCGGCCCCCACCCCGACCCAGCTCCCGGCCGCCCTCGGCTCACCGTCCTTGGTACTTCCACCAGCCTCGCCCACCCCGGCCCGTTCCCCTGCTTCCACTCCATACTCCAGCCTCGTCTCCGTCCCGGATCccggcccccacccccaccccggcccccacccccaccctgccgccaccgccaccgccaccgccaccgccaccgccaccTCCTCCAAGGCCTTCCACCAAACTTCCCCAAACACTTTCTTTTGCCGAGCGACTTCAGCGTCTCATAGAGACCCTGAAGCGGAAGGATTATTCCAGCTCCCAGACCTCTTATGACACGGAGACCATTGAGCTTCCAGGATCCATATCCTGA